The DNA region TGACTTCTATACCGCTTTCATTTTTCCAAGTTAACGGCACCCGCAACTCATCATCTGTCATTACATATTGACTGTCAGATGCACTCCAAAGCGCGTGATGATTAGGGCTTTCACCATTTTGGACAATTAAGCCAGACTCAACAACGAATGTTTTGGACGGTGTGTTATTTAACAGTTGAACTGTTTCTTCTAAACCTTTCGTATCCGGATACTGAGTTAAATAAAGGTTAACTATATTGCCACCAACTTTATCAATTTTCAGCTCATATACGTCTGTAATAACCTCTATAACACCGCCTTTAAGCGCCAAATCCTTTGGTTCTGTTTCTTGATTAACACCGGTTGGTAACGGCTCACTTTTAGCAACATTAGGTACATCCGTTGATGAATTAACGCCCTCACTTTGCACTTGCTGTTGTATTTGTTGTGGTAAGACATAGTCTTTTTGCCAAGCTTGCCAAATAAGCACCGCTATAAATGCTAGCGCTGCAAAAAGTAATGTTCTTTGATTATCCATGAGTTTTATCTGACGTTGGTAACGGGTCTACACCACCCTTACAAAAAGGCTGGCAACGTAAAAGCCTTTTTAGTGTAAGGCTTATTGCTTTTATTGTTCTGTATTGTTGAAAAGCTTCAAGCGCGTACTGTGAGCATGTAGGGTAGAAACGGCAACGACTACCTAGCACTGGACTAACAAAATATCGATAAAATTTAATCAAATAAATAAAGAGTTTATTCACTTTTCATAAACCTAATCCAATGTCTATTAATGGATGTTGCCAATTCTTTTTTACTTGCCGAAGCAGCCTTGT from Cycloclasticus pugetii PS-1 includes:
- the yidD gene encoding membrane protein insertion efficiency factor YidD, which produces MNKLFIYLIKFYRYFVSPVLGSRCRFYPTCSQYALEAFQQYRTIKAISLTLKRLLRCQPFCKGGVDPLPTSDKTHG